The Chloroflexota bacterium genomic interval TTCCAGCGATGCGTTCAGTGCCTTCAATGCTTGATTCTCGTGAACCAATCCTTGAATCGCAGCCAGTGCCACGCCCTGCGCATCCACGCTGCTGATCGTCGTGTCGTTCTCGCCAACCTGGAAGGCTGCGTAGAAATCCTGCGCCATCGGCCCGATGTGGCGCACGACCGCATCCTGGGTTTTGTAGTTCCAAGTTTGAATTGGCATGACAGCCAGTTTGGCCAGTACCGCCCGCGCGTCCACGGCGTCGAAATTGGCTTTCGCGTTGCGATCGCTGAGCACGGACCACGAGCCGGAACCAGGCGCCAGTGCCGCACCGACCGTCGCCGCGGCATTCGTATAGAGCGTGATGCCGCCTGACGCGCGCACAAGGAATTGGTTGGGCGCGCTGGAGGCGATGTCGGCATCGGTCGAATCGCCCCAGACGAACGTGCCGTTGTGGTTGGCTTTGGCGCGGGTTCCGGCCGCAAGACTGTAGTCGCCCAGCGCCGTGTTGAGGAGACCGCCGGGGATGGTAGCGTAGATGCCGCTGGCGGTGTTGAGGAAGCCGCCGCCGATTGTAGCGAAAGAGTTGGTGGCGTTGTTGCTCTGTCCCCCGCCAACGGTGGCGATATAGCCGCCAGCGACGTTGCTCTGTCCTCCGCTAACGGTGGCGGCTTGGTTACTGGCGGCGTTGTTGATGCCGCCGCCGACCGTGCCTGAATCGCCACTGGCGGTGTTGCCGCCGCCGCCGCCGACGCTGGCGGAATTGCCAGCGGCGGTGTTGTTGTGGCCCCCACCAATGGCGGCGGTAGAACCGCCGGCCGTGTTGCTGTCACCCCCGCCGACGGTTGCGCCGCCGCTGGCGGTGTTGTACTGGCCCCCACCGACGGTGGCGACATAGCCGCTGGCATTATTATTGTTGCCCCCACCGACGGTGGCGTCAAGGCCGCTGGCGGTGTTTTTCTGTCCCCCGCTGACGGTGGCGGCATAAGCGCTAACGGTGTTGCTGATACCACCGCCGACGGTCGCGTCCTCGCCGCTGGCGATGTTGCCTTTCCCGCCGCCGACGGTCGCGAAGAGGTAGCTGGCGGTGTTGCTGTAGCCCCCGCTGACAGTGGCGAAGTTGCCGCTGACGGTGTTGTGGAAGCCCCCGC includes:
- a CDS encoding tail fiber domain-containing protein, with translation MKRYSVLGLFAGLVGLAVVGVLFTTAGSAGARGQIPSSALAGPDRPADVHAFSAAAPLTTTFSYQGQLRQNGTPVSNPACQIAFRMYDDPSAGNLIGSALTPTVPISNGLFTVGLNFGDNVFDGNGRWLDMQVNCGGGFAPLTPRQPLTAVPYAFALPGLYTQPNATSPSLIGGYSGNVITSTVRGGVIGGGGFSGYENRVQANYGAVGGGYGNTTSEVAATVAGGDSNTASGIVATVGGGNNNTASNWSTTVGGGSGNTASGSYATVGGGSANAASSWEATVGGGFHNTVSGNFATVSGGYSNTASYLFATVGGGKGNIASGEDATVGGGISNTVSAYAATVSGGQKNTASGLDATVGGGNNNNASGYVATVGGGQYNTASGGATVGGGDSNTAGGSTAAIGGGHNNTAAGNSASVGGGGGNTASGDSGTVGGGINNAASNQAATVSGGQSNVAGGYIATVGGGQSNNATNSFATIGGGFLNTASGIYATIPGGLLNTALGDYSLAAGTRAKANHNGTFVWGDSTDADIASSAPNQFLVRASGGITLYTNAAATVGAALAPGSGSWSVLSDRNAKANFDAVDARAVLAKLAVMPIQTWNYKTQDAVVRHIGPMAQDFYAAFQVGENDTTISSVDAQGVALAAIQGLVHENQALKALNASLEARLTTLEQNAQPAAFNAFNLLSVLAFGGFVVTWIQQRRAQRGQS